The following coding sequences lie in one Sinorhizobium fredii USDA 257 genomic window:
- a CDS encoding GNAT family N-acetyltransferase, whose amino-acid sequence MLDLIRQHALFERATARVTEAGLVSILSTDKPLTHLIVAEDGKSLIGYAAVTFDYALWTVCRFAHLDCLFVRETARGQGIGKRLFERACLLAEEDGAERIEWQTPSWNLDAIRFYQREGGTGQPKIRFSRHVNQPEGSGGSGRH is encoded by the coding sequence TTGCTGGATTTGATCCGACAACATGCCCTCTTCGAGCGGGCGACCGCGCGCGTGACCGAAGCGGGGCTTGTCTCCATTCTTAGTACCGATAAGCCGCTTACACATCTTATCGTAGCCGAAGATGGAAAAAGTCTGATCGGCTATGCGGCAGTGACATTTGACTATGCATTGTGGACCGTTTGCCGCTTTGCTCACCTCGACTGCCTGTTCGTGCGCGAAACGGCGCGCGGACAGGGAATCGGAAAGCGTCTCTTTGAGCGCGCCTGCTTGCTGGCCGAGGAAGACGGTGCGGAACGGATAGAATGGCAAACGCCATCATGGAATCTGGATGCAATCCGATTTTACCAACGCGAGGGCGGCACAGGTCAACCAAAGATACGTTTCAGCAGGCATGTCAACCAACCGGAAGGATCTGGTGGTTCCGGCCGACATTAA
- a CDS encoding ISNCY family transposase, with the protein MSCLITMSQKELHRLELIQRIRGGSLSVVQAAELLRLSRSQVHRLLQAYDLVGADGLVSKKRGRPSNRCHSEDFRNLVLDLVREHYVDFGPTLAAEKLLERHRISVSKETLRQWMMEAGIWVSRRERKKRVFQPRGRRDCFGELVQIDGSLHWWFENRGPKCALLVYIDDATGKLLHLRFAASESTFDYLHATKAYLQQWGKPIAFYSDKHGIFRTTHASKKDRTSGLTQFGRALYELNIDIICANTPQAKGRVERANQTLQDRLVKELRLRGIDTIAAANAYAPAFMADFNRRFGKAPRNPKDMHRPFAAHENLDGAMCRKEIRKLSQSLTLRYDKVMFILDPTDFATALAGQKVIVCDYPDGRLEITHEGTSLPYRTFDTLRSVHRSEVVENKRLDDMLALVAGMQAGREQQRSKGGPRRTGQTDHMFGIRDGSQSNGYQKRGTKPGRKTDFTKDPVVIARRQQALAQLKAAE; encoded by the coding sequence CAGTCGCAGTCAGGTGCATCGGCTGTTGCAGGCCTATGACCTGGTCGGCGCCGACGGTCTCGTCTCGAAGAAGCGCGGCCGGCCGAGCAACCGGTGCCACAGCGAGGATTTCCGCAACCTGGTGCTCGACCTGGTGCGTGAGCATTACGTGGATTTCGGACCGACGTTGGCCGCCGAGAAGCTGCTCGAACGCCACCGGATTTCCGTCAGCAAGGAGACGCTGCGTCAGTGGATGATGGAAGCCGGCATCTGGGTGTCGCGACGCGAGCGCAAGAAGCGGGTTTTCCAGCCGCGCGGCCGGCGCGATTGTTTCGGCGAACTGGTCCAGATCGATGGCTCGCTTCATTGGTGGTTCGAGAACCGCGGTCCCAAATGCGCCCTGCTCGTCTACATCGACGATGCCACCGGCAAGCTGTTGCACTTACGCTTTGCTGCCTCGGAGAGCACCTTCGACTATCTGCACGCGACGAAGGCCTACCTGCAGCAATGGGGCAAGCCGATCGCCTTCTACAGCGACAAGCATGGCATCTTCCGCACCACCCATGCTTCCAAGAAGGACAGAACCAGTGGCCTGACGCAGTTCGGCCGGGCCCTTTATGAACTCAACATCGACATCATCTGCGCCAATACCCCGCAGGCCAAAGGCCGCGTCGAGCGCGCCAACCAGACGCTGCAGGATCGCCTCGTCAAGGAACTGCGGCTGCGCGGCATCGACACGATCGCGGCGGCCAATGCCTATGCGCCGGCGTTCATGGCCGACTTCAATCGTCGCTTTGGCAAGGCGCCGCGCAATCCGAAGGACATGCATCGGCCGTTTGCCGCGCATGAGAACCTCGATGGCGCCATGTGCCGCAAGGAGATCCGCAAGCTGTCGCAGTCGCTGACGCTGCGCTATGACAAGGTGATGTTCATCCTCGATCCGACGGATTTCGCCACGGCGCTGGCCGGCCAGAAGGTCATTGTCTGCGACTATCCCGATGGTCGCCTCGAGATCACCCATGAGGGGACGTCCCTGCCCTACAGAACCTTCGACACGCTGCGCTCGGTGCACCGCTCCGAGGTGGTTGAGAACAAGCGCCTTGATGACATGCTGGCGCTGGTGGCCGGGATGCAGGCCGGACGAGAGCAACAGCGCAGCAAGGGCGGGCCGCGTCGCACCGGCCAGACGGACCATATGTTCGGCATTCGCGACGGCAGTCAGAGCAATGGCTACCAAAAGCGCGGCACGAAGCCTGGCCGCAAGACGGATTTTACCAAGGATCCGGTGGTCATCGCCCGACGCCAGCAAGCCCTTGCGCAGCTGAAAGCGGCGGAGTGA